In Festucalex cinctus isolate MCC-2025b chromosome 1, RoL_Fcin_1.0, whole genome shotgun sequence, the sequence TTTAATCAGATTCATCTTTCAAAGATGAAGAATTCCCATCTGGCCAGGGGAGTTTGATGTGAGAGGATTGTTTTTGTGCATGAGGGAAGGGAGAGGAGGATTGCGTGCGCTGCATGATGGGAAATGGCGTTCTGTGATGGACAATCTGCCATTTTACAATTCTTCCTTGGACATGCGTCTTgcgatgctgttttttttttttcatttttaatctgCTGTTGACTTAGCGCGAGGCATGAATGGACTGAAGCATTAAGCAGGAGGAGCTCCAAGGGATCAGATTCAGATTATAAAGGATTTATGAGGCCTGCATCACATCTGTCCCATCCAGCAGTACATCCTGTACTCTTGCAAAAGCAAAATATAAAAGGGTGAATTCCTATTTGTATAtgttgatgctgataagtgggAAAGTAACTATTGTGATGTGGTTTTGAATCCAATTTCGTGTTGTATCATAAAAGTATTGATAAGTGGCAGCATTTAAAGCCTTTTGAAAAAACACAAGCTCTCAGTGTGACTTGCTTtaacccagtgcttctcaaatagtggggcaggcccccTCAGGGGGGCACGAGGCTTTGTCAAGGGggtgcgtttgacctcgggctacatgcttttttatttttatgtttttactgttttagaataaagtgcaattgcacctccactacattagggggcagtggcactATCATCGGCAGGTAGCGTTTGCtcagtggtgtaggggttttgtttgcactgagtatGGGGGGTTATGTTCTCTTCTTCcgaggggggcatgacagaaaataattgagaagctctGCTTTAACCTATAAGGCAAAGCAAACACATTAAAttgattgtgttgtttttaaactaCTAATCCTAATGATACAATTCAGGTTGTTTTCTAAGATTGGTCTTTTATTACACTTTGCAGAAAAGTCGTATGTTTGCGGTATAGCATTTAACAAATAAGCATATCAAAactttaaaataattgcctgtcatttttttcaggaaacaaaaaaatgtaaccatTTGCACCATGAGGAGACGATTTaggcaatgaatgaatgaatgaatgaataaataacgaTATGCAAATGCACGAGTATCTTTCAGAACATAAGTTAAGGCAGGGTTTCCCTAACCGTTTCACTTCCCAAATGATGTAAGTCCTCAGAACACAAACTTCCTAGTGATTCACAGTGTGGTACAACGACCACTAATAGCatatgggctccctctagtgataGACAAAAGAATCAAACAGTCCATTAATTCAAACTGCGCACACCCCACATTTTTCCCTTTCGTTTTATTCATGTATGATGTATGTATTTGTAATTCTGAATGTTATGGACAGTTCAGTCCAATCAACTTTTCAGTACAAATACCTGTTCATACACATTTAAAGGGGTAGTTAACACCCCCCAAAATTAGTTACATTATTGTTGCATATGCCAtcaatagtctaaacatggcattctgattaatattgcatttgtggagtatgagttaagcagcaaaatcaatcttcttagggggtggccattttgccagttgctgtcaactgaaaatgaatgaatgaatggatggtttATTTCAGTTCCATACGTAGTatagaaaagaaaacacaaacatccTTTTCAGCAAATCAAACTGTTCTGCACAAAATGACATGTAAGGCAACACAAGATATGAAGGTTGTTCTTATTTCGGAAATCTTTTATcagtttagtttattaaaaggacaatgtgcagtaacattaaaaagatggctatGCCGGATTTAGCACAATGGTAGTTTCCATCTGTAGTCAAGTTAAAATtgcatacaaagtacaaaataaatagtGCTGTATTATCAAATTAAAAGTCTTATAAAAGTGCTGAATTATAAAATGCaactgttttttaaaatgtataacaAGCCGTGAGAAGCATTCAGTGAGGTTAGCAGTTAGAACAGTAGCAATAATTGTAGCAGCAGCTACAATTACAAAGAACAGCCACTGATTTAGCTAATTTCCGCTCGAGTGTATTCCATCTGTGGCTTCCAACACAGTTTATGATCAATAATCACTCCCCAAAACTTTTAGCAACTAGACAAATTTCAATACcatttaaattgaatttcatATCACAGTTGAGCTGCATACCACCAAACACCATCTTACTACAATCAaacgctcccccccccccccctttcctccAGTCTTTATTATTAGTTGTATTTTCTCCCTTGAGCAAAATAAATTAGTATTACCGGcaaacattacaaattttaatatttGCAACAgtgcaaatgtttaaataaattataagCAACTTGCGTCCCTGTGGACTACCGCATGTTACTCTTGTCAGGTGTGattctgtttatttttacatattggaaccatgtgtgtgttttatgtaggtattttaattgaatcattatACTGTAGGGCTGTgtaattaatcaaattcaattacaatttacattattacacttcacaattacaatcaactcaactcaagtttatttatatagcgctttcaaacagcctgaactgtcacaaagcactttacagaacaacaacaaaaaaatcagcataatcatttaaaaaaactaatactaatttgaattgtttaaatttatacatttgcacctttttaaatgtataaaaactaatttaatacatattgtttcatccaaaaggaacttgcataattagtgtttcaaataattgtatttgtcttaatttttttcattagatttttacgtttaaacattttcttgttttgtaccaaacaaTCGttctgctgcactccaacttcaagtttttgccaacataaataaatatatattattataaattctgtttggtccaaaaggcacttggataattataatgtttctattttttaaattggtcttaatatttttaaatgtgtaaagattttcttgttttgtaccaaaacataATCGTTTGAGTAATCGTGTTGTGATTTcaaatattgccaaaataatcgtgattattttttttccttaattgagcagccctattAAGCGCAGTTTAAATGACTAAACTGCATAATGTTAAAGTGGCtgacaacaaataaaatatgtgatAGGAGTCAAACTGTGGCCTTGTTTTTGAATGAACATTGTTGCCTTCTATGCtgctgtattttaatgttggtctTTATCGTGGTATTTGTAGAGCTACAGTAAGTATTTTTTGAGGGATTGGTAGTATCATTGACCTATCCTCTACCTAAACCAGTGGTGCCCAAGTGGGGTCCTCAAGAGCCcccatccagcctgttttccatgtttctctccaccaacacacctgattcgtgatcaggatcgttagcaGGCTTCTACAAAGCTTGCTGTTGacctgatcattagattcagctgcgttggaggagggagagatggaaaacaggctggatgggGGCTCTTGAGGACCCAACTTGGGCACCACTGACTTAAACTAATGATGAAGGCCATAGAAGACTGCAAACATGGTTCAGGTAGGAGGATGTTGCGAAATATGGCAACCAATGTACGAATTACTGGCGGTCTTCTCTGGTTTGATCCTTGCGAAACACTAACATTTGTCTACCTTTCATCTTTCCAGAGCTGAAGCGTCAGTGCGCTTCACTTGAAACATCGACAAACAACCTGGCTGTCCATGTCTCCGAGGTGCCTTTCAAAAATGGTGACGCTTGAACCACACGGTGTACAATAAGCCAGCGGAGAGTCAAGAACATTACGCTTTTGCACCGCCTCCCTTTTGAAAGCAAACAGTCGCACGCGCTTGGAGCGCAGTCATGCATCTGGAGGTGAAGGTTGCCCTCAACTTCATCGTGTCCTACTTGTACAATAAGCTACCTCGGCGTCGAGCCGACCTCTTCGGAGAGGAGCTGGAGCGCATCCTGGTGTCCCGCTTCGAGGGCCACTGGTACCCCGAGGCCCCCCTTCGAGGCTGCGCGTTCCGCTGCTTGCACCTGGGAGCCCCGAGAGATCCCGTGGTGGAGCTGGCCGCCAAGAGGAGCGGGCTGGATACAGAGGAGGTACGCGCAAACGTCCCAGCCGAGCTCAGCGTGTGGATCGACCCCTACGAGGTGTCCTATCAGATTGGGGAGAAGGGGACGGTGAAGGTGTTGTACCTAGAGGACCCCCCGGGCCTCAGCTGTGACGGCGAGCGAGCCGAGGGGGTTGTGAGAGAGGTCAAAGGAGAGTCCGAGTTGGAGGAAGCCAAGAGTTTGGGCTTCAATCCCGACGCTCAGGTGTTTATTCCCATCGGGAGCCAGTTGTCGCCTTCCCTCATGGCGCCGCTCGCCACTTCTCCCACGCCGCCGTCCGCCCACTTCAACTACCCCATCTCCAGCTCGCCCCCCGACCCAGCCTCCCACTCCTCCAACACGTCCACCCCGTCTCCCCCCACCAACGGGATACCCTACCTGGCCGCTCAGCCGCCAGCCGCCCGCCCCCAACCCATCACCTTCACCACCGCCGCTTTTGCCGCCACCAAATTCGGCTCCACCAAAATGAAGAAGTGCAGCGCGGCCGGCTCGGCGGCTGCCCCCGGCGTCGCCTCGGGAGTCCCGCCCGTCCAGAGGATGCTCTCCCGCTCTCCCACCGCCATCTTGGCTCCGAAGTCGCTCTCGCTCTCCATGCACTCCCTCGTCGGGCCCGTCCCCAGCCAGCTCTCCCCCAACGCCAAAGAATTTGTCTACCCGGGACCCCAGAGCCCCCTTTATTTTGATGCTGACCCTCACGCTAGCCGATTCCAGCCCCCTCACAGCGTGGCCACCCACCCGTCCTTTGACCCTTTCTCCAGCCCTCCCACTTCCCAGAGCATCATGGGCACCAACGGCGAGATCTCCTACATGGAGAAACCGCAATTTGTTGACGGCTTAGGGAGCTACAACCTGCAATATCCAAGCCAGTCCTTCCAGCCTGTTGTGTTGGCCAACTAAGCCTTTATTCGTCAAGAACTGGCCCAGAAgctcctgttttttttctaacaaactCCTAACACTAATGCAAGCTTAGTTTTCCTACAGAGTTTTAAAAGCGTAGCTTTCCTACAGATTTAAAGATACTCGTTatctcatgtttattttttgtcatcacACGCTTTTGAATCCATCATTGCCATTGTTATTCATGGAATAACAAGTCATCTCATGGACATGAAAGCTCCAGTTTGCACGTCATGCTGTGGCAAAAGGACCTAGCCAAGTATTGCACTTAGCGCTGCAATCTGTTCATACAGTGCTGGCTACTcggggaagggagggggaggtctGTGCATGTGTTGTCATGTCGTGGCTCAAAACATCACGTGACGGGCGCCTTTGCACGCAGTAAACACACAAACTGTTTATCGTCGACGAGAGCACGTCCGTGGAATGTTTTGGAGATGAAGTGAGCAAATAAGAATGTTATTCATCCGTCAGGGGGGAAATTGCAGCAGGGAAGGTCGTGCAAACCTCTGCGAGGGGAGGAAGCTTTGCATCTTAAAAAGACGGCGCTCACGTGCCGATGCCTGCAGTCGTGTGCACAAGCGTATGTGTAGATTTTGGACAGTCTGCACGCAGCGAAACGCACATGTACACATTTCCAGTCATCAGTGTGTGAAGGTGGATTTGGGGGGGGGAGATGGGATACAGCAGTAAAGGCGAAGAGATTCTGATAAATGGCTTGGTGTGACTTTGGGGATGTAGGGGTGCGTTTCCTCGGCTTGGAAAAGAGGAGAAAAGAAGGCAGCGAGTGGGTTGCATTGCCTCAGTGGCGTCCGGTGTGTATTGACTTTGAgagcaacatttttaaaacccaGAACACGTTGCTGGTGAGCTTAAATGGTATTGAAGCGAAAGGCGAACACTCTTCTGCCCCTCCTTGAAATGCTTCAGTGCAAGGGGGGGAGCAAAAAAAGGTGAAGCTGTTTTTTGTCTCCTGGTTGTTGGGTGGACTTTGGTGAATGTTGATGATGAAGCTTCTGTTGCCATTTTAAGCGCTTCAAATAGAGTATGTTTGTTATGACAAAATGGGCAATTTGAGCACTTTATTAAGCGGAGCTCTACTCACATccatgattttgttttgttttttgtacattCCACTGTTATTTAATTAGATGGAAGCACTTCAAAAACATATTGAAGATGTGGAAATGCAGTCAGCTTTGTCAATCTGTTTTTCTAGACCGAGATATGTATTCGTGTTTTGTACCCAAGGACCCTTAACAGTCTTTTTGCCCATTAACCACCCTCATGGAGGGAAATatggatttgtttttcttttgttttgttgtaattatatataaaaaaaaaaaaaccctgatagttttatatatttttgtttttgcaaactTAAAAAGTCCTACAAAGTGTAAATATAGTTATGTCCAGATTTGTTTAGTTTCTTACATGCTGAAGTTATTTTTGCATACATTAACCAGAATATATGCAAATTGAGATGAAAATAAATAGATGTATTACTATTATGTACAGAGTCCAGTATTGAATGTGTATTGTACTTTGTACAGCAGCAGTCTAAAGAGCCGGGTAAATGTACTAAAGTTGGGGTTTGAAGAGCTGAATGTTTACAAAAGATGGTTCACATCACTAACCTACTAGATGCAATCTGAAAACACAACTTCTCCGGAAAATCCCCAAATACAAGAATTAATGTGCAGTTGTGAGATGGGAACTACTTTCACAAATTCTGTTCCTGATTTATGATTATtaatgtttaaaagtgacattgACCTTTTTCCACCGAAAGTGTGACCCTCTGGTCTCAGTGAGATAGCCATATCCCCACACCTTCATTACTTGCAGATTCTCAATCACACTGGTCAAGTGCAATGTAAGGCCATAATTAAAAAAGACCCTGCAGTGGGTTTCTACCTCTCATCTCCCTGAATAGCATCACAGTATGTTCTAATAGGAAGGTTGAAGGAAATGAATGTTGTACTCTTAGTCAGCCCCGGTTGAGATGGCCTGCAGAAGCCCAGCTGGGATACCTGAATTTTTCATTGCGCTTAAAAGAACTCCAAATATGGCGTGTGTCTAAAACTTAGAACCGCATTGTGTGTGTGCTCAAAATAACGCAGTTGAAATGCACCCCAAACTCTTAAGTGCAGGCTGTCCTACAATCGGGGTTGAAGGGAAATGAGAATTTTGTATTCTGATGTTCTTTgcttatattgtgttttattttgcactTTGGAATATTTCATTGTTGGAAGAGTTTATTTTCTATGTGACACTTaacattaaaatgtataattgaaaAGATGTACAAATTGTTCTTTCCTTTTCagactgtattttttatttttttttcctattttgtaTCCAATCTGTACACCTTGTAGATGTTTAACAAGTCTTTCACAAATGAAACGCAATGACCTGTTTTCTTGGGATGGGGCATTACTACTGCAATTTATTATTGTATcagatttcttttttaagtTTGTAATAAAAAGACCAGTAAGCATGGAAGATAAGCTGATCGTCTCATTATTTCTCATGCTGtgaatgcatctttttttttattttttttattgacagaaACATATGAACAATTCTTTAAGAAAACTTGTcaatacaacaacaaagaacacacacacacatatatatatatatatatataaaattactcAGACAATCCAGTTCGCTGTGAATGCATCTCAATGGTATCGACTATTCCAGAATTACATCACAAGTTAAAATGGCGGtcttttatgctgcattcgtgtAGGGTTTGAATTGGGATTTATCCCACTCGGAGTGTCCTAATTCCCCCCTCAAAGcgtttgaggcaaatgtaaacaaagatggctgattccgatAGATTCTTTGTTATGGTTAACGCAGTCAGTCCAAATCACGTTGTGTCAcctaaaaatgtcttgtatcgGAACTGACAAGCCGAGTGGGATGTATCAGATTTCCCACTTTTATTCGAATGCATCATTTTTCGTGGGTAAAACGACGGTCTTGGCTTATTGGAAATCATTGGTggttgaggattattttgatttaaaaatgtgataaaaCGTTGACTACCACGCCTGGTTTGTATGCCAGTCACATGATGAGCAATACACATTACGCCATGAAAATGAAGCAATGAAACGTTGCAGGTGCGGAAATGGCAGAAATGCTCGGATGTTAGGAATCAAAATGGTGTTTAAGAGTAGCCCCCTATTTTTCTGAGCACCGAAATGCTGGAGTGACGCATCCAAATATCGAAGTAAACGAACTCCAGTCATGTTTGATCAATAATTCAAAGCAAAGATGAAATTCTCTGTTGGTGAGGAGCCAGATTGCGCACCACCCACCCCAGCAGGAGACACCCCAGCAGATATTACTGCAGATTTCATCATAGAGCACTCTGGCTGGCTTGTATCGTTTGTTGCGTGTTGGGAGGTGCGAGGCTGCAACCAGCTGTAACGTTGGCTCGTTCACTGCCTTTCTATAGCAACGTGTTGTGAGACATTTATCACGCTTGGCTGGCCACATCCTTGACTCTCCTCTACATCTCCCTCACGTCTTCCTCCatccatctctttttttttttttgccccacctCAGCATTTTCTCTCCCATCCTCAGCCCCTCCCGCTGCAGGAGCCTCCATCATGTTTTCGGCTTCCCAGAGCTCCTCCCTTGCATCCCCGTTACTTTCCTTTATGAACAAAACACACGCCCATCCTCTTTGAGGCTGCTGCTGTTACGCAACACTGCTCCCCTGTGTGTGGATGTGATCATTACGCAATAGCTCCTACTCTTCTGGAATACTGATGAGCAGCAGGGCTGAGGGAATAGTAGGGAGGAGGGAAAACGCGTGCAGCATCCAAACAAAAAcaccgtgtgtgcgtgcgcttgTACACGTGCAGATGGATGGCAAATAAAATCGCATCTCTATTGTACCGTCTGTCAACACACAGGCTGGTTGGAGCTGTCTGATGACAAGTCAAGGTCAAACTGAGCCCACTTGTCTttgcatctt encodes:
- the tob2 gene encoding protein Tob2; translated protein: MHLEVKVALNFIVSYLYNKLPRRRADLFGEELERILVSRFEGHWYPEAPLRGCAFRCLHLGAPRDPVVELAAKRSGLDTEEVRANVPAELSVWIDPYEVSYQIGEKGTVKVLYLEDPPGLSCDGERAEGVVREVKGESELEEAKSLGFNPDAQVFIPIGSQLSPSLMAPLATSPTPPSAHFNYPISSSPPDPASHSSNTSTPSPPTNGIPYLAAQPPAARPQPITFTTAAFAATKFGSTKMKKCSAAGSAAAPGVASGVPPVQRMLSRSPTAILAPKSLSLSMHSLVGPVPSQLSPNAKEFVYPGPQSPLYFDADPHASRFQPPHSVATHPSFDPFSSPPTSQSIMGTNGEISYMEKPQFVDGLGSYNLQYPSQSFQPVVLAN